One genomic region from Streptomyces sp. NBC_01431 encodes:
- a CDS encoding ABC transporter substrate-binding protein has translation MTISRRTLLGTGAALGLLTACGSNTGRNNGSSADGKITLDHWYHQYGETGTEAAVRRYAAAYDKAKVNVQWRPGNYDQQTAAALLTDAGPDAFEVNGPTLDQIQGGQVADLTALFDGVKDDFNPAVLAPKTYGGKIWGIPQVIDTQFLYYRKSLLAAAGVQPPGTLDELVDAAKALTRDKVKGLFLGNDGGAGVLGGTPLYAAGLSLVTDDGRAGFDDPSAARTLGKLHRLYADKSLLLGAPADWSDPSAFIQGLTAMQWSGLWALPTVQKALGADFGVLPFPKDGPNAKPSVPVGAYAAAVSTRSKHQAEAKAYLKWLWVERTDFQEDFALSYGFHIPARLSLAKKAAKLREGAAADVVTYATEHGYAQPLLWTPTLQTAYQDALSRIIKDGASPDNELKSVVRRTNDELQRVKKR, from the coding sequence ATGACGATCAGCCGTCGGACACTGCTCGGCACCGGGGCCGCACTCGGCCTGCTTACCGCATGCGGTTCCAACACCGGCCGGAACAACGGTAGTTCAGCGGACGGGAAGATCACGCTCGACCACTGGTACCACCAGTACGGCGAGACCGGAACCGAGGCCGCGGTGCGCCGGTACGCGGCCGCGTACGACAAGGCCAAGGTCAACGTTCAGTGGCGGCCCGGCAATTACGACCAGCAGACCGCGGCCGCGCTGCTCACCGACGCGGGCCCGGACGCCTTCGAGGTCAACGGGCCGACCCTGGACCAGATCCAGGGCGGCCAGGTCGCCGATCTCACCGCCCTGTTCGACGGGGTGAAGGACGACTTCAATCCGGCGGTGCTCGCGCCGAAGACGTACGGCGGGAAGATCTGGGGCATCCCGCAGGTCATCGACACGCAGTTCCTCTACTACCGAAAGAGCCTCCTGGCCGCCGCGGGCGTCCAGCCGCCCGGCACGCTCGACGAACTCGTGGACGCGGCCAAGGCGTTGACGCGCGACAAGGTCAAGGGGCTCTTCCTCGGCAACGACGGCGGGGCCGGCGTCCTCGGCGGTACGCCGCTGTACGCCGCCGGGCTGAGCCTGGTCACCGACGACGGCCGGGCGGGCTTCGACGATCCCTCGGCCGCCCGCACCCTCGGCAAGCTGCACCGGCTGTACGCCGACAAGTCGCTGCTGCTGGGTGCGCCCGCCGACTGGTCGGACCCGTCGGCGTTCATCCAGGGGCTCACGGCGATGCAGTGGTCGGGGCTGTGGGCGCTGCCCACCGTACAGAAGGCGCTGGGCGCCGACTTCGGTGTGCTGCCCTTCCCGAAGGACGGTCCGAACGCGAAGCCCTCGGTCCCGGTCGGCGCGTACGCGGCGGCCGTGTCGACGCGCTCGAAGCACCAGGCCGAGGCGAAGGCCTATCTGAAGTGGCTGTGGGTGGAACGGACCGATTTCCAGGAGGACTTCGCGCTCTCCTACGGCTTCCACATCCCGGCCCGGCTCTCGCTCGCCAAGAAGGCGGCCAAGTTGCGCGAGGGCGCGGCGGCCGATGTGGTGACGTACGCGACGGAGCACGGCTACGCGCAGCCGCTGCTGTGGACGCCGACGCTCCAGACCGCGTACCAGGACGCGCTGAGCCGGATCATCAAGGACGGCGCCAGCCCTGACAACGAGCTGAAGTCCGTGGTCCGCAGGACCAACGACGAACTCCAGCGGGTGAAGAAGCGCTGA
- a CDS encoding APC family permease: protein MLTTSKAAVSDAAPEEPPGAAERHRLTATQGLAALSLDAMASVAYGPEAVVLVLATAGAHGLGFTLPVTLAIAALLAVLVASYRQVIAAFPNGGGSYAVARRHLGARAGLVAAASLILDYVLNVAVSVTAGVAALTSAFPGLYGDRLLICLGVLVLVTTVNLRGIVDSAKAFIIPTAVFIASILAIVVVGLFRSAPLSTYTADGHASVLAQNATGVGALLLLKAFASGCSALTGVEAVANAVPAFRAPAAKRAQRTEVALGALLAVMLIGLSVLIGRFHLQPVEGVTVLAQLADASLGHNWAFYVVQFATVVLLALAANTSFGGLPVLMSLLARDNYLPHVFGLKADRQVHRHGVLALAAASAALLVFSGGDTNTLVPLFAIGVFVGFTICQTGMVIHWRGEDSPGWRWKALLNGFGALLTGIAAVVVTATKFTDGAWLLVIALPLLVLVFEAVHRAYGRIGERLGLDRVPEPPRRDRSLVIVPVSGGHLPGPSGLAGLSRLTCEALNAAVSLGDEVRAVTVSHPDEDDRRATQALRRDWELWNPGVELVELTSQHRSLGRPVAEYVGRVHTYHPRTRVTVLIPEVEPAHIWQRVLQNQRGAVLAHAVRKDTDAVICRLRFRLGPPATRREA from the coding sequence ATGCTCACCACGTCGAAGGCCGCCGTCAGCGACGCGGCCCCCGAAGAACCTCCCGGAGCGGCCGAGCGGCACCGGCTCACCGCCACCCAGGGCCTTGCCGCGCTCTCCCTGGACGCGATGGCCTCCGTGGCGTACGGGCCGGAGGCTGTCGTCCTGGTGCTCGCCACGGCCGGTGCCCACGGGCTCGGCTTCACCCTTCCCGTGACGCTCGCCATCGCCGCCCTGCTCGCGGTTCTCGTCGCCTCCTACCGGCAGGTGATCGCGGCCTTCCCCAACGGTGGCGGCTCCTACGCAGTGGCCCGCCGCCATCTGGGCGCCCGCGCCGGCCTGGTCGCCGCCGCCTCGCTGATCCTCGACTACGTACTGAACGTGGCCGTGTCCGTGACGGCCGGGGTGGCCGCGCTGACCTCCGCCTTCCCCGGGCTCTACGGCGACCGGCTGCTCATCTGCCTCGGTGTGCTGGTCCTGGTCACGACCGTCAACCTGCGCGGCATCGTGGACTCGGCGAAGGCCTTCATCATTCCGACCGCCGTTTTCATCGCCTCGATCCTCGCGATCGTCGTCGTCGGTCTGTTCCGGTCGGCCCCCCTCTCCACGTACACCGCCGACGGGCACGCCTCCGTGCTCGCCCAGAACGCCACCGGCGTCGGCGCACTGCTGCTGCTCAAGGCCTTCGCGTCCGGGTGTTCCGCGCTGACCGGCGTGGAGGCCGTCGCCAACGCGGTGCCGGCCTTCCGCGCCCCGGCGGCCAAGCGAGCCCAGCGCACCGAGGTGGCGCTGGGCGCGCTGCTCGCGGTGATGCTGATCGGCCTGTCCGTGCTCATCGGCCGCTTCCACCTCCAGCCGGTCGAGGGCGTCACCGTGCTCGCCCAGCTCGCGGACGCGTCACTGGGTCACAACTGGGCTTTCTACGTGGTGCAGTTCGCCACCGTCGTCCTGCTCGCGCTGGCCGCGAACACCTCCTTCGGCGGGCTGCCCGTCCTCATGTCGCTGCTCGCCCGCGACAACTACCTGCCGCACGTCTTCGGCCTCAAGGCTGACCGCCAGGTGCACCGGCACGGGGTGCTCGCCCTTGCCGCCGCCTCCGCGGCCCTGCTGGTCTTCTCTGGCGGCGACACCAACACCCTGGTCCCGCTGTTCGCGATCGGCGTCTTCGTCGGCTTCACCATCTGCCAGACCGGCATGGTGATCCACTGGCGCGGCGAGGACTCCCCCGGTTGGCGCTGGAAGGCTCTGCTCAACGGCTTCGGTGCCCTGCTCACCGGCATCGCGGCGGTCGTGGTCACCGCCACCAAGTTCACCGACGGCGCCTGGCTGCTGGTCATCGCGCTGCCCCTGCTCGTTCTCGTCTTCGAGGCCGTCCACCGGGCGTACGGGCGCATCGGTGAGCGGCTCGGGCTCGACCGGGTGCCCGAACCCCCGCGCCGCGACCGGTCGTTGGTGATCGTGCCGGTCTCGGGGGGCCACCTGCCGGGCCCTTCAGGCCTTGCCGGACTGTCCCGGCTGACCTGCGAAGCGCTGAACGCCGCCGTCTCCCTGGGCGACGAGGTGCGGGCCGTGACCGTCAGCCACCCCGACGAGGACGACCGGCGCGCCACGCAGGCACTGCGGCGCGACTGGGAGCTGTGGAACCCGGGCGTCGAGCTGGTCGAGCTGACCTCCCAGCACCGCAGCCTGGGCCGCCCGGTCGCCGAGTACGTGGGCCGCGTCCACACCTACCATCCGCGCACCCGCGTCACCGTACTGATACCGGAGGTGGAGCCCGCGCACATCTGGCAGCGGGTGCTCCAGAACCAGCGCGGCGCCGTCCTCGCCCACGCCGTCCGCAAGGACACCGACGCGGTGATCTGCCGGCTGCGCTTCCGGCTCGGCCCGCCCGCCACCCGTCGCGAGGCCTGA
- a CDS encoding VOC family protein: MPTMIFVNLPVKDLDRSKDFFGKLGYSFNPQFTDENAGCLVISDTIYAMLLTEPFFNNFTKRQIADTATTVESIVCLTADSREDVDRLVDTALAAGGSPAGDTMEQGPMYGRSFLDPDGHHWEVMYMDPAAVNA; encoded by the coding sequence ATGCCCACCATGATCTTCGTCAATCTGCCGGTGAAGGACCTGGACCGCTCCAAGGACTTCTTCGGCAAGCTGGGCTACTCGTTCAACCCCCAGTTCACCGACGAGAACGCCGGCTGCCTGGTCATCAGCGACACCATCTACGCCATGCTGCTGACCGAGCCCTTCTTCAACAACTTCACCAAGCGGCAGATCGCCGACACCGCGACGACCGTCGAGTCGATCGTCTGCCTCACCGCGGACAGCCGCGAGGACGTCGACCGCCTCGTCGACACCGCCCTGGCCGCGGGCGGCTCGCCCGCCGGGGACACCATGGAGCAGGGGCCGATGTACGGCCGCTCCTTCCTGGACCCGGACGGCCACCACTGGGAGGTCATGTACATGGACCCGGCGGCGGTCAACGCCTGA
- a CDS encoding oxidoreductase has translation MAQGWSAQDIPDQSGRTAVVTGANSGIGLVAARELARRGARVVLACRSEERGKEAEAHIRGGVPGAEAEFRRLDLADLGSVREFASTFPYERLDLLVNNAGVMALPYGHTADGFETQFGVNHLGHFALTGLLLPRLRAAGAARVISVSSGMHALANIDLRDLNSERHYRRWIAYARSKTANLLFVHELARRLAAEGSDIVAAAAHPGYAATNLQTRGVRMEGRRRAERIVEFGNRLVAQPAEAGALPTLYAATAAGVRPDSFTGPSLMMWRGAPARSWRATWTLNDVAGERLWTASEELTGVRYEAP, from the coding sequence ATGGCGCAGGGTTGGAGTGCTCAGGACATCCCGGACCAGAGCGGCCGCACGGCCGTCGTCACCGGGGCGAACAGCGGCATCGGTCTGGTCGCGGCGCGGGAACTGGCCCGCCGCGGCGCGCGGGTGGTGCTCGCCTGTCGCAGCGAGGAGCGCGGCAAGGAAGCCGAGGCCCACATCAGAGGTGGCGTCCCCGGCGCCGAGGCCGAGTTCAGGCGGCTCGACCTGGCCGACCTCGGCTCCGTACGCGAGTTCGCGAGCACCTTCCCGTACGAGCGGCTCGACCTGCTCGTGAACAACGCGGGAGTGATGGCACTCCCGTACGGCCACACCGCCGACGGGTTCGAGACGCAGTTCGGCGTCAACCACCTCGGGCACTTCGCACTGACCGGGCTGCTGCTCCCCCGGCTGCGGGCGGCCGGGGCGGCGCGGGTGATCAGCGTGTCCAGCGGGATGCACGCACTGGCCAACATCGATCTCCGTGACCTCAACAGCGAGCGCCACTACCGGCGTTGGATCGCCTACGCCCGGTCCAAGACCGCCAACCTGCTCTTCGTTCACGAGCTGGCGCGGCGGCTGGCGGCCGAGGGATCGGACATCGTCGCGGCGGCCGCGCACCCCGGCTACGCCGCGACCAACCTCCAGACCCGGGGCGTACGCATGGAGGGCCGCCGCCGTGCCGAGCGGATCGTCGAGTTCGGCAACCGACTCGTGGCCCAGCCCGCCGAGGCCGGGGCGCTGCCCACGCTGTACGCGGCGACCGCTGCGGGGGTGCGGCCCGACTCGTTCACGGGCCCGTCCCTGATGATGTGGCGCGGCGCGCCCGCCAGGTCCTGGCGGGCCACGTGGACGCTGAACGACGTCGCCGGTGAACGCCTGTGGACGGCTTCCGAGGAGCTCACCGGCGTGCGGTACGAGGCGCCCTGA
- the nirD gene encoding nitrite reductase small subunit NirD yields the protein MTTTMLQLKLDHGWFAVCETTRLTPGRGVAALLPDGRQAAVFTDRRGRTYAIDNRDPFTGAYVLSRGLLGATPEGRPYVASPLLKHRFDLETGRCLDDEAQAVDVYLTDHSR from the coding sequence ATGACGACGACGATGCTCCAACTCAAGCTGGACCACGGCTGGTTCGCGGTCTGCGAGACCACCCGACTCACCCCGGGCCGCGGGGTCGCGGCCCTGCTCCCGGACGGCCGCCAGGCCGCCGTCTTCACCGACCGGCGCGGCCGTACGTACGCGATCGACAACCGCGACCCGTTCACCGGCGCCTACGTCCTCTCGCGCGGCCTGCTCGGTGCGACACCGGAGGGCCGCCCCTATGTCGCCTCGCCGCTCCTCAAACACCGCTTCGATCTGGAAACCGGACGCTGCCTGGACGACGAGGCGCAAGCCGTCGACGTCTACCTGACCGACCATTCCCGCTGA
- the nirB gene encoding nitrite reductase large subunit NirB, protein MVGQRFLEALAERGATERARVVVLCEEPRPAYDRVHLTSYFEGTTPDELSLVPDGFIDRYGIELYVDDPAEAVDRAARTVTARSGRTFAYDTLVLATGSYPFVPPVPGKDADGCFVYRTIEDLLAIEEYAKTATTGAVVGGGLLGLEAAGALRGIGLDTHIVEFAPRLMPVQVDEGGGAALLRTIEDMGLTVHTGVGTQEITAGEEGRVDGMKLSDGSHLSTDLVVFSAGVRPRDQLARDCGLAIGERGGIVVDEQCRTEDPAVFAIGECALAADGRVYGLVAPGYEMAETAADTIAATAERAFTGADLSTKLKLLGVDVASFGDAHGSAAGCLDVVYSDSRSGIYKKLVMSPEGALLGGVLVGDADAYGMLRPLTGHVPPVSPEQLVLPAGLGAPAALGPDALPDDAVICSCHNVTKGAITACSTLPEVKRCTKAGTGCGSCVKTIGLLLPESGDGGLCGCFAQTRQELYEIALALRIASYTELLDRYGREAARGGEGCEICKPAVASILAALGNGHILDGEQAALQDTNDHFLANLQRNGSYSIVPRVPGGEITPEKLIVIGEVARDFGLYTKITGGQRIDLFGARVDQLPSIWTRLVDAGFESGHAYGKALRTVKSCVGQTWCRYGVQDSVRMAIDLELRYRGLRSPHKLKSAVSGCARECAEAQSKDFGVIATANGWNLYVGGNGGASPRHADLLAQDLSDEELVRLIDRFLMFYIRTADRLERTSVWLERIEGGLGHVKDVVVDDSLGICAELEALMAAHVAGYRDEWAETLDDPERLARFVSFVNAPGTPDPSVRFVPERDQIKPELPLLTLGATR, encoded by the coding sequence ATGGTCGGCCAGCGCTTCCTGGAGGCGCTCGCCGAGCGCGGCGCGACCGAGCGGGCGCGGGTGGTCGTGCTGTGCGAGGAGCCCCGCCCCGCCTACGACCGCGTCCACCTCACCTCCTACTTCGAGGGAACGACCCCCGACGAACTGAGCCTGGTACCGGACGGTTTCATCGACCGCTACGGCATAGAGCTGTACGTGGACGACCCGGCCGAGGCCGTGGACCGGGCCGCGCGCACGGTCACCGCGCGTTCGGGGCGGACCTTCGCGTACGACACGCTCGTCCTGGCCACCGGCTCCTACCCGTTCGTGCCGCCGGTGCCCGGCAAGGACGCCGACGGCTGTTTCGTCTACCGCACGATCGAGGACCTGCTCGCCATCGAGGAGTACGCGAAGACGGCGACGACCGGCGCGGTGGTCGGCGGCGGACTGCTCGGTCTGGAGGCGGCCGGCGCGCTGCGCGGGATCGGCCTCGACACGCACATCGTGGAGTTCGCGCCGCGGCTGATGCCGGTGCAGGTGGACGAGGGCGGCGGGGCCGCACTGCTGCGCACCATTGAGGACATGGGCCTCACCGTGCACACCGGCGTCGGCACCCAGGAGATCACGGCCGGCGAGGAGGGCCGCGTCGACGGCATGAAGCTGTCCGACGGCTCGCACCTGTCGACCGACCTGGTGGTCTTCTCCGCCGGTGTCCGCCCCCGCGACCAGCTGGCCCGCGACTGCGGGCTCGCGATCGGCGAGCGCGGCGGCATCGTGGTGGACGAGCAGTGCCGCACCGAGGACCCCGCGGTGTTCGCGATCGGCGAGTGCGCGCTGGCCGCCGACGGCCGGGTGTACGGCCTGGTCGCGCCCGGTTACGAAATGGCCGAGACGGCGGCCGACACTATCGCGGCGACCGCCGAACGCGCCTTCACCGGGGCCGACTTGTCGACCAAGCTCAAGCTGCTCGGCGTCGACGTGGCGTCGTTCGGCGACGCGCACGGCTCGGCCGCGGGCTGCCTGGACGTGGTGTACTCCGACTCGCGTTCCGGGATCTACAAGAAGCTGGTCATGTCGCCCGAGGGCGCGCTGCTCGGCGGCGTCCTGGTCGGCGACGCGGACGCGTACGGCATGCTGCGCCCGCTGACCGGGCACGTTCCGCCGGTCTCCCCCGAGCAGCTGGTCCTGCCGGCCGGGCTCGGCGCGCCGGCCGCGCTCGGCCCCGACGCGCTGCCCGACGACGCGGTGATCTGCTCCTGCCACAACGTCACCAAGGGCGCCATCACCGCCTGCTCGACACTGCCCGAGGTCAAGCGCTGCACCAAGGCCGGTACCGGCTGCGGCAGTTGCGTCAAGACCATCGGACTGCTGCTGCCCGAGTCGGGCGACGGCGGCCTGTGCGGCTGCTTCGCACAGACCCGCCAGGAGCTGTACGAGATCGCGCTCGCCCTGCGCATCGCCTCCTACACCGAGCTCCTCGACCGGTACGGCCGCGAGGCGGCTCGGGGCGGCGAGGGCTGCGAGATCTGCAAGCCCGCCGTCGCCTCGATCCTGGCCGCGCTCGGCAACGGCCACATCCTGGACGGCGAGCAGGCGGCCCTCCAGGACACCAACGACCACTTCCTGGCCAACTTGCAGCGCAACGGCTCCTATTCGATCGTGCCGCGCGTCCCGGGCGGGGAGATCACCCCCGAGAAGCTCATCGTGATCGGCGAGGTGGCCCGGGACTTCGGCCTCTACACGAAGATCACCGGCGGTCAGCGAATCGACCTCTTCGGCGCCCGGGTCGACCAACTCCCCTCCATCTGGACCAGGTTGGTGGACGCCGGCTTCGAATCCGGGCACGCGTACGGCAAGGCGCTGCGCACGGTCAAGTCGTGTGTGGGGCAGACCTGGTGCCGCTACGGGGTGCAGGACTCGGTGCGGATGGCGATCGACCTGGAGCTGCGCTACCGGGGGCTGCGCTCGCCGCACAAGCTGAAGTCGGCGGTCTCCGGCTGCGCCCGCGAATGCGCCGAGGCCCAGTCGAAGGACTTCGGCGTGATCGCCACCGCCAACGGCTGGAACCTGTACGTCGGCGGCAACGGCGGCGCCAGCCCCCGCCACGCCGACCTGCTGGCCCAGGACCTGAGCGACGAGGAACTCGTCCGCCTGATCGACAGGTTCCTGATGTTCTACATCCGCACCGCCGACCGCCTGGAGCGCACCTCGGTGTGGCTGGAGCGGATCGAGGGCGGCCTCGGCCACGTCAAGGACGTCGTGGTCGACGACTCGCTCGGCATCTGCGCCGAGCTGGAGGCCCTGATGGCCGCGCACGTGGCGGGCTACCGCGACGAGTGGGCCGAGACCCTGGACGATCCGGAGCGCCTCGCCCGGTTCGTGTCCTTCGTCAACGCGCCCGGAACACCCGACCCCTCGGTCCGGTTCGTCCCCGAGCGCGACCAGATCAAGCCCGAACTCCCCCTCCTCACTCTGGGAGCCACCCGATGA
- a CDS encoding NAD(P)/FAD-dependent oxidoreductase — protein MSTDIVVIGGGTAGARLARHVPVTVIGEETHAPYNRVLLAEVLAGRYGPEVIALPPVAVRRGVRAVRIDRAARVVHCDDGSAVPYGRLVLATGSNPVLPPLRGLRDGRLPEGVHPFRTLDDALALREKAGDGTPAVVIGGGLLGVMAARALAERGAQVVLAQQGERLMERQLDVAASALVRSHLELLGVEVHTECRVRGLTGPRGTDVELADGFVLTAELVVLACGVRPRTGLALDAGLDVRRGVVVDDQLRTSDPHIHAVGDCAEHRGSVYGLAGPALEQADALGEFFATGRGRYPGTRGLTRLTLGGPRPLDLAAFGEPTPRPGDDVAQLADATRGAYRKVVVRGGRLVGGVLLGDLGAVGALARTWEGDEPLPDAPLLHLLTHDGGS, from the coding sequence ATGAGTACGGACATCGTGGTGATCGGCGGCGGCACAGCGGGTGCCCGCCTGGCCCGGCATGTCCCGGTGACCGTCATCGGCGAGGAGACCCACGCACCGTACAACCGGGTGCTCCTCGCGGAGGTGCTCGCCGGGCGGTACGGGCCCGAGGTGATAGCCCTGCCCCCGGTCGCGGTGCGGCGCGGCGTCCGGGCGGTGCGGATCGACCGCGCGGCCCGCGTGGTGCACTGCGACGACGGCAGCGCCGTCCCGTACGGACGGCTCGTGCTGGCGACCGGCTCGAACCCGGTGCTCCCGCCGCTCAGAGGCCTGCGCGACGGCCGCCTGCCCGAGGGCGTGCACCCCTTCCGCACCCTGGACGACGCGCTCGCCCTGCGCGAGAAGGCCGGCGACGGCACCCCTGCCGTGGTCATCGGCGGCGGGCTGCTCGGTGTGATGGCGGCCCGCGCGCTCGCCGAGCGCGGCGCACAGGTCGTACTCGCCCAGCAGGGCGAGCGCCTGATGGAGCGTCAGCTCGATGTGGCCGCTTCGGCGCTCGTGCGCAGTCATCTGGAACTGCTCGGCGTCGAGGTGCACACCGAGTGCCGGGTGCGCGGTTTGACCGGTCCCCGCGGCACCGATGTCGAGCTCGCCGACGGATTCGTCCTGACCGCCGAGCTCGTCGTGCTGGCCTGCGGGGTCCGCCCCCGTACCGGCCTGGCGCTGGACGCCGGGCTCGACGTCCGGCGCGGCGTGGTCGTCGACGACCAGCTGCGCACCTCCGACCCCCACATCCACGCCGTCGGTGACTGCGCCGAGCACCGCGGATCGGTGTACGGACTCGCGGGCCCGGCACTCGAACAGGCCGACGCGCTGGGCGAGTTCTTCGCCACCGGCCGCGGCCGCTACCCCGGCACCCGCGGGCTGACCCGGCTCACCCTGGGCGGCCCGCGCCCCCTGGACCTCGCCGCGTTCGGCGAGCCCACACCCCGCCCCGGCGACGACGTGGCCCAGCTCGCGGACGCGACCCGGGGCGCCTACCGCAAGGTCGTCGTGCGCGGCGGCCGGCTGGTCGGCGGCGTACTCCTCGGCGATCTCGGCGCGGTCGGGGCGCTCGCCCGGACCTGGGAGGGCGACGAGCCCCTACCGGACGCACCCCTGCTCCACCTGCTCACCCACGACGGAGGTTCCTGA
- a CDS encoding class F sortase, whose amino-acid sequence MVIAAFVGLWLIERGFESVEPPQPSAAEAFAAGSAPERTGWAAAVPGGPAVASAPPAEGLPPSEPVRVKIPSIRVDAPVLPLGLGPDGSLDVPPPGNTNVAGWYKDGTAPGVRGTSVMAGHVDDSRGPAVFYALGALKKGSRVEVARKDGRTAVFDVDAVEVYENDAFPDTKVYGAAARPELRLITCGGGFEKKTGYRGNVVVYAHLTTVRPPAAPAS is encoded by the coding sequence ATGGTGATCGCCGCCTTCGTCGGACTCTGGCTGATCGAGCGGGGCTTCGAGTCGGTGGAACCCCCGCAACCGTCGGCTGCGGAGGCGTTCGCGGCGGGCTCGGCACCGGAACGTACCGGCTGGGCGGCGGCCGTCCCCGGCGGTCCCGCCGTCGCGTCCGCACCGCCGGCCGAGGGCCTGCCGCCCTCGGAACCCGTACGCGTCAAGATCCCCTCGATCCGCGTCGACGCGCCCGTGCTGCCGCTCGGGCTCGGCCCGGACGGCAGCCTGGACGTACCGCCTCCGGGGAACACGAACGTGGCCGGCTGGTACAAGGACGGCACCGCGCCGGGGGTGCGGGGCACCTCGGTGATGGCGGGCCACGTCGATGACTCGCGCGGCCCGGCCGTCTTCTACGCGCTCGGCGCGCTGAAGAAGGGCAGCCGGGTTGAGGTGGCCCGCAAGGACGGCCGCACCGCGGTGTTCGACGTCGACGCGGTCGAGGTGTACGAGAACGACGCGTTCCCGGACACGAAGGTCTACGGCGCCGCCGCGCGCCCGGAGCTACGCCTGATCACCTGCGGCGGCGGCTTCGAGAAGAAGACCGGCTACCGGGGCAACGTAGTGGTCTACGCCCATCTGACCACCGTCCGGCCCCCCGCAGCACCAGCCTCCTGA
- a CDS encoding aminotransferase class IV, translating to MTLPYVEIDGRPADAENLLIPALTGGYGHFTAMQVRDGRVRGLAHHLSRLDRATRELFGPGLDGDRVRALVRQALTASGCSDAAVRVHVYGPEDAPTAMVTVRDPQDMQPTTQSLLSVPYERPVAHVKHLGGFAQAYYRRLAESRGFTEALLTGPGGVVAEGAITNIAFWDGSSVVWPNRPALLGVTMAVLEPRLAEYRLKSTRREVTLDGLGAYTAAFVTNSRGIAPVGRIDEREFAVDAELMKVVWRAYEEAPWDAI from the coding sequence ATGACACTCCCGTACGTCGAGATCGACGGCCGACCCGCCGACGCCGAGAACCTCCTCATTCCCGCGCTGACCGGCGGCTACGGACACTTCACCGCCATGCAGGTCCGCGACGGCCGGGTCCGCGGTCTGGCCCACCACCTCAGCCGCCTCGACCGGGCCACCCGCGAACTGTTCGGCCCGGGGCTCGACGGCGACCGGGTACGCGCACTGGTGCGGCAGGCCCTCACCGCGTCCGGCTGCTCCGACGCGGCGGTACGGGTCCATGTGTACGGGCCTGAGGATGCGCCCACCGCGATGGTGACCGTCCGCGATCCCCAGGACATGCAGCCCACCACCCAGTCCCTGCTGTCCGTGCCGTACGAGCGTCCGGTCGCCCACGTCAAACACCTCGGCGGCTTCGCCCAGGCCTACTACCGCCGGCTCGCCGAAAGCCGGGGTTTCACCGAGGCCCTGCTGACCGGGCCCGGCGGCGTGGTCGCCGAGGGCGCGATCACCAACATCGCCTTCTGGGATGGCAGTTCAGTGGTCTGGCCGAACCGTCCCGCGCTGCTCGGCGTCACCATGGCGGTGCTCGAACCGCGCCTGGCCGAGTACCGCCTGAAGTCGACCCGCCGCGAGGTGACCCTGGACGGCCTCGGCGCGTACACCGCGGCCTTCGTCACCAACTCCCGCGGCATCGCACCGGTCGGCCGCATCGACGAGCGCGAGTTCGCGGTGGACGCGGAGCTGATGAAGGTGGTGTGGCGCGCGTACGAGGAGGCACCCTGGGATGCCATCTGA
- a CDS encoding NADPH-dependent FMN reductase, whose product MDITTAEKAPLKLTVVVASNREGRFAPVVADWFLARTREHSGFDVEVLDLAEAELPTTISHSPSPAVAAQLSVITPKLAGADAFVVVTPEYNHSFPASLKNLIDWHYVQWQAKPVGFVSYGGISGGLRAVEQLRQVYAEMHAVTVRDTVSFHNAHGLFDEDGEHREPSQADAAAKKMLDQVAWWAHALRDAKEVHPYAG is encoded by the coding sequence ATGGACATCACCACGGCCGAGAAGGCCCCTCTCAAGCTCACCGTTGTCGTCGCCTCCAACCGCGAGGGCCGGTTCGCCCCGGTCGTCGCCGACTGGTTCCTCGCCCGTACCCGCGAGCACTCCGGGTTCGACGTCGAGGTGCTCGACCTGGCCGAGGCCGAGCTGCCCACCACCATTTCGCACAGCCCGTCGCCCGCCGTGGCGGCCCAGCTCTCCGTCATCACGCCGAAACTGGCCGGTGCTGACGCCTTTGTCGTGGTCACCCCCGAGTACAACCACTCCTTTCCCGCCTCGCTCAAGAACCTCATCGACTGGCACTACGTCCAGTGGCAGGCCAAGCCGGTCGGCTTCGTCTCGTACGGCGGGATCTCCGGCGGTCTGCGGGCGGTCGAGCAACTGCGGCAGGTCTACGCCGAGATGCACGCCGTCACCGTGCGGGACACGGTGAGCTTCCACAACGCGCACGGCCTCTTCGACGAGGACGGCGAGCACCGCGAGCCCTCGCAGGCCGACGCCGCCGCGAAGAAGATGCTGGACCAGGTGGCGTGGTGGGCGCACGCCCTGCGGGACGCCAAGGAGGTCCACCCGTACGCCGGTTGA